A single genomic interval of Solimonas sp. K1W22B-7 harbors:
- a CDS encoding DUF3325 domain-containing protein — MTLVALALSYAGWVALCLALPRHQRHLLQREVGIGRQRLLRGSGAVLLALAFAAAVAGEGWQLGPVAWCACLAVAGLGLVLAMPHAPRACLRLAVAAPLLALPMTLLMA, encoded by the coding sequence ATGACCCTGGTGGCACTGGCCCTGAGCTATGCCGGCTGGGTGGCCTTGTGCCTGGCGCTGCCGCGGCACCAGCGTCACCTCCTGCAGCGCGAAGTCGGCATCGGCCGGCAGCGCCTGCTGCGGGGTAGCGGCGCAGTGCTGCTGGCGCTCGCCTTTGCCGCGGCCGTCGCCGGCGAGGGCTGGCAGCTGGGACCGGTCGCCTGGTGCGCCTGCCTTGCGGTGGCCGGCCTGGGCCTGGTGCTGGCGATGCCGCATGCGCCGCGTGCCTGCCTGCGGCTGGCGGTGGCCGCGCCCTTGTTGGCCTTGCCAATGACTTTGTTGATGGCCTGA
- a CDS encoding PepSY-associated TM helix domain-containing protein — protein sequence MIKLSQERNKSLLAAHGWSAVFLGLLLYAVILTGVASVFAEELGDWSSPLAEEVKDPFPAGTDRMLRELAGSIDPQYHEEMFVFPRAGDRLYAFFHKHEMDEDGKPRERGVAAEFNPITQTLIEKREGTDEEVDAGDRANALGDFMVELHVRLHLPNPWGLLLTGMLGLAMLVAAITGFVVHRHLIKELFTLRRHKDKLLAARDTHVIAGTWNLPFAFILAFTGSYFSFGSAFGIPAVAMVVFGGDQDKMIETVVGNPPKEDKTPAAMGDLDRMIADVRGRSDAKLNFITVQHWGRADALVTMFMQYPEGKLIGPTYVYGGATGKFRYAKPSLGLQPSTGGALFELMGPLHFGNFAGVFSKAAWFALGFAGAYVTLTGLTLWTLRRREERGWQQLARATVWVGYGLPLALVAAAYGYFPLRAAGEMVHGPMMAAFLLVAALSAAAAWGIRSLTQARRILLGATGAALLLLPALRLLTGGVGWPQAFGAGLHTVLALDIAFALGGALCIASALRRPLAPVISSTPDELDEAVEA from the coding sequence GTGATCAAGCTTTCGCAGGAGCGCAACAAGTCGCTGCTGGCGGCACACGGCTGGTCGGCCGTGTTCCTGGGTCTGCTGCTCTACGCGGTGATCCTCACCGGCGTGGCCTCGGTGTTCGCCGAGGAACTCGGCGACTGGTCGAGCCCGCTGGCCGAGGAAGTGAAGGACCCGTTTCCGGCGGGTACCGATCGCATGCTGCGCGAACTGGCCGGCAGCATCGATCCGCAATACCACGAAGAGATGTTCGTGTTCCCGCGCGCGGGAGACCGGCTCTATGCCTTCTTCCACAAGCATGAGATGGACGAGGACGGCAAGCCGCGCGAGCGCGGCGTGGCCGCCGAATTCAACCCGATCACGCAGACCCTGATCGAAAAGCGCGAGGGCACCGACGAGGAAGTGGATGCCGGCGATCGCGCCAACGCGCTGGGCGACTTCATGGTGGAACTGCACGTGCGCCTGCACCTGCCCAACCCCTGGGGCCTGCTGCTGACCGGCATGCTGGGCCTGGCGATGCTGGTGGCGGCGATCACCGGCTTCGTCGTGCATCGCCACCTGATCAAGGAACTGTTCACGCTGCGCCGCCACAAGGACAAGCTGCTGGCAGCGCGCGATACGCATGTCATCGCCGGCACCTGGAACCTGCCGTTCGCCTTCATCCTGGCCTTCACCGGCAGCTACTTCAGCTTCGGCAGCGCCTTCGGCATCCCGGCGGTGGCGATGGTGGTGTTCGGCGGCGACCAGGACAAGATGATCGAGACCGTGGTCGGCAATCCACCCAAGGAAGACAAGACGCCAGCGGCGATGGGCGATCTGGACAGGATGATCGCCGACGTCCGCGGCCGCAGCGATGCGAAGCTGAATTTCATCACCGTGCAGCACTGGGGCCGCGCCGACGCGCTGGTGACCATGTTCATGCAGTACCCCGAAGGCAAGCTGATCGGTCCGACCTACGTCTATGGTGGCGCTACCGGCAAGTTCCGCTACGCCAAGCCCAGCCTGGGACTGCAGCCCTCCACCGGCGGGGCGCTGTTCGAGCTGATGGGGCCGCTGCATTTCGGCAACTTCGCCGGGGTCTTCTCCAAGGCGGCCTGGTTTGCGCTGGGCTTTGCCGGCGCCTACGTGACGCTCACGGGCCTGACGCTGTGGACGCTGCGCCGCCGCGAGGAGCGCGGCTGGCAGCAGCTGGCGCGCGCCACGGTCTGGGTGGGCTACGGCCTGCCGCTGGCGCTGGTCGCCGCGGCCTATGGCTACTTTCCGCTGCGCGCGGCGGGCGAAATGGTGCATGGGCCGATGATGGCCGCCTTCCTGCTGGTGGCGGCCTTGTCCGCCGCCGCGGCCTGGGGCATCCGCAGCCTGACGCAGGCGCGCCGCATCCTGCTGGGTGCCACCGGTGCGGCGCTGCTGCTGCTGCCGGCGCTGCGTCTGCTGACCGGCGGGGTCGGCTGGCCGCAGGCCTTCGGCGCCGGCTTGCACACGGTGCTGGCCCTGGACATCGCTTTTGCGCTGGGCGGCGCGCTGTGCATCGCCTCGGCGCTGCGCCGTCCGCTGGCGCCGGTGATCTCGTCCACACCCGATGAGCTCGACGAGGCGGTGGAGGCATGA
- a CDS encoding DUF3649 domain-containing protein yields MTGRAARRGGWREAAGVLSRLIAALLGGYALSAALAAVLALHLPLERSEAVLVGTMLSFLVYVLAVMWAFAARHALRAWSGLLAPLLILALVLAAPGGTEWP; encoded by the coding sequence ATGACGGGCAGGGCGGCGCGGCGTGGTGGCTGGCGGGAGGCCGCTGGTGTGCTCTCGCGGCTGATCGCCGCGCTGCTCGGCGGTTACGCGCTGAGCGCGGCGCTGGCGGCTGTGCTCGCCCTGCACCTGCCGCTGGAACGCAGCGAGGCGGTGCTGGTCGGGACCATGCTGTCCTTCCTGGTCTATGTACTGGCGGTGATGTGGGCCTTCGCGGCGCGGCATGCCCTGCGCGCCTGGAGCGGCCTGCTGGCGCCGCTGCTGATACTGGCGCTGGTGCTGGCCGCGCCGGGCGGGACGGAGTGGCCATGA
- a CDS encoding PepSY-associated TM helix domain-containing protein: protein MKQGFRQSMAWLHTWGGLLFAWLLFAVFFAGTLSFYREELTLWMQPELHEAQPGSDQGVAAALSILQQRAPGARSWTISLPGPRDPVTEARWSKGKFDRKAVVVLDPATGRALEPRDTAGGSFFRNFHFSLLLKRTGYWIVGVATLMMMVALVTGVVIHKKIFKDFFTFRPGKSKPRAWLDAHNVSGVMALPFFLVISYSGLLTLAYVFMPAGMIAAGVDSERFLGEISPREDPPEAAGSPAALAAIAPMLEQAREHWPDAAPGSVTIHHPGDAAAVVDVWRRRGTGITARIEPVLRFDGASGRLLREYDQDAPAAVTYGAMYGLHVAWFAQPFLRALLFAMGAMGCLVIASGAVIWGAKRREQHGAAYAAAGYRAVEALNVAGIAGMAVATAALLWSNRLLPVELLDRPLAEKQCFFGAWLLCLAHALLRPRIAAWREQLWLAAALLALLPLLTGFTDGLSLPRALWQGRWPIAGVELAALGFAALLGWAGHRIGAVRAAPGRRRASRLQSPVVESAP from the coding sequence ATGAAGCAGGGCTTCCGCCAGTCGATGGCCTGGCTGCACACCTGGGGCGGACTGCTGTTTGCCTGGTTGCTGTTCGCGGTGTTCTTCGCCGGCACGCTGTCGTTCTATCGCGAGGAGCTGACGCTGTGGATGCAGCCGGAACTGCACGAGGCGCAGCCCGGTTCCGACCAGGGCGTGGCAGCGGCACTGTCGATATTGCAGCAGCGTGCGCCCGGGGCCAGGAGCTGGACGATCTCCTTGCCCGGACCGCGCGATCCGGTGACCGAGGCGCGCTGGAGCAAGGGCAAGTTCGACCGCAAGGCCGTGGTGGTGCTGGACCCGGCGACGGGCAGGGCGCTGGAACCGCGCGATACCGCAGGCGGCAGCTTCTTCCGCAACTTCCATTTTTCCCTGCTGCTGAAGCGGACCGGTTACTGGATCGTCGGCGTGGCGACGCTGATGATGATGGTGGCGCTGGTCACCGGCGTGGTGATCCACAAGAAGATATTCAAGGACTTCTTCACCTTCCGCCCCGGCAAGTCGAAGCCGCGCGCCTGGCTGGACGCACACAATGTCAGCGGCGTGATGGCCCTGCCATTCTTCCTGGTGATCAGCTACAGCGGCCTGCTGACGTTGGCCTACGTGTTCATGCCGGCCGGGATGATTGCGGCAGGTGTGGACAGCGAGCGGTTTCTCGGCGAGATCAGCCCGCGCGAAGATCCGCCGGAGGCTGCCGGTTCGCCCGCAGCCCTGGCGGCGATCGCGCCCATGCTGGAGCAGGCCCGCGAGCACTGGCCCGATGCCGCACCGGGGTCGGTGACCATTCATCACCCAGGCGACGCAGCCGCGGTGGTGGATGTCTGGCGTCGCCGCGGCACCGGCATCACCGCGCGCATCGAACCGGTGCTGCGCTTCGACGGCGCAAGCGGGCGCCTGCTGCGCGAATACGACCAGGATGCGCCCGCTGCCGTCACCTACGGTGCGATGTATGGCCTGCACGTGGCCTGGTTCGCGCAGCCCTTCCTGCGCGCGTTGCTGTTCGCGATGGGAGCCATGGGTTGCCTGGTGATCGCCAGCGGTGCGGTGATCTGGGGCGCCAAGCGACGCGAGCAGCATGGGGCGGCCTATGCCGCCGCCGGCTACCGGGCCGTGGAGGCGCTCAACGTCGCCGGCATCGCCGGCATGGCGGTGGCCACCGCCGCATTGCTCTGGAGCAACCGGCTCCTGCCGGTGGAACTGCTGGATCGTCCGCTGGCGGAGAAGCAGTGCTTCTTCGGGGCCTGGCTGCTGTGCCTGGCACACGCGCTGCTGCGGCCGCGCATCGCTGCCTGGCGCGAGCAGCTGTGGCTGGCGGCGGCCTTGCTGGCGCTGCTGCCGCTGCTCACGGGTTTCACCGACGGCCTGAGCCTGCCACGGGCCCTGTGGCAGGGACGCTGGCCGATCGCCGGCGTGGAACTGGCGGCTTTGGGCTTCGCCGCGCTGCTGGGCTGGGCAGGGCATCGCATCGGGGCGGTACGCGCTGCGCCCGGGCGGCGGCGTGCCTCCCGCCTGCAGTCCCCGGTCGTGGAGTCCGCGCCATGA